In Thiospirochaeta perfilievii, a single window of DNA contains:
- a CDS encoding RpiB/LacA/LacB family sugar-phosphate isomerase, with amino-acid sequence MKNVVIANDHGAIELKDRVVKHLVSLGYTVNDLGVKMDEAADYPDKAVEACNEYLNGQYEFGIVCCGTGIGISIAANKVPGIRCALVHNNYTAEMAKNHNNANFLSFGGRIDYADSIEDMLNTFINTDFGGDRHQRRINKIMDVDKLK; translated from the coding sequence ATGAAAAATGTTGTTATTGCTAATGATCATGGAGCAATTGAATTAAAAGATAGAGTTGTAAAACACCTAGTTTCATTAGGTTATACAGTTAATGATTTAGGTGTAAAAATGGATGAAGCTGCAGACTACCCTGATAAGGCTGTTGAGGCTTGTAATGAGTACTTAAATGGACAGTATGAGTTTGGAATAGTATGCTGTGGTACAGGCATTGGTATTTCCATTGCGGCTAATAAAGTACCAGGGATTAGATGTGCATTAGTTCACAATAATTATACTGCTGAAATGGCTAAAAATCACAATAATGCAAACTTTTTATCCTTTGGTGGTCGAATAGATTATGCAGACTCAATTGAAGATATGCTTAATACATTTATCAATACTGATTTTGGTGGTGATAGGCATCAAAGACGTATAAATAAAATAATGGATGTCGATAAATTAAAATAA
- a CDS encoding ATP-grasp domain-containing protein produces MNILILGAGIMQIPALKKAKEMGLFVLCADGNPDAIGKNYCDVFYPIDIKDKNGLLEVATKFHEKHGLNGVFTVGTDFSSSVAWITENLSLPGIKYQSALNATDKIRMRSCFKESNIPSPSYVEYSSDMDIEMSIKGLSFPLVVKPVDSMGARGVVRVNSINELKDNVFNAIKFSRTSRAIIEEYIDGPEFSLDALIINGEVHILGFADRIIEFPPYFVEMGHNIPTNISEEDKKSIIEVFSKGIKSLGIDYGCAKGDMKLSENGPVIGEIAARLSGGYMSGWTFPYSSGIDLIKGGIQLSLGQDVTILEGDNLSMFSSERSVISIPGYIKSIEQPKKNSKDIMNTYINVEVGDKVNFPINNVEKCGNIISRSKDRKGAIKAAEQAVSDILIRLEPNKWETDKFLFNHQLDSTTAYDFEVELLKGLDEDVEIDGKTIYVKKIDKILKSRKKDRQYRTVNSVIKKLSEYYNVEFIDDSSCGYDFYLSLINGSLQGVLYYLDSLEI; encoded by the coding sequence ATGAACATATTAATATTAGGCGCAGGAATTATGCAGATTCCTGCTTTAAAAAAAGCAAAAGAGATGGGGCTATTTGTTTTATGCGCAGATGGAAACCCAGATGCTATAGGTAAAAATTACTGTGATGTTTTTTATCCAATTGATATCAAAGATAAAAATGGGTTACTTGAGGTTGCCACTAAATTTCACGAAAAACACGGGTTAAATGGTGTTTTTACAGTAGGAACAGACTTTTCATCATCAGTTGCTTGGATTACAGAGAATTTATCCCTACCTGGGATTAAATATCAAAGTGCACTTAATGCTACAGATAAAATTAGAATGAGAAGTTGCTTTAAGGAGTCTAATATACCATCTCCATCCTATGTAGAGTACTCATCTGATATGGATATTGAGATGTCAATTAAGGGGCTGTCTTTTCCATTAGTAGTAAAACCTGTTGATAGTATGGGGGCTAGGGGAGTAGTTAGAGTAAACAGTATTAATGAACTTAAAGATAATGTTTTTAATGCAATTAAGTTCTCTAGAACCTCTAGGGCAATTATAGAGGAGTATATTGATGGACCTGAATTTAGCCTTGATGCTCTAATAATCAATGGTGAAGTTCATATTTTAGGTTTTGCCGATAGGATAATAGAGTTTCCTCCATACTTTGTTGAGATGGGACATAACATTCCTACTAATATTAGCGAAGAGGATAAAAAGAGTATAATAGAGGTTTTTTCAAAGGGTATAAAATCTCTGGGTATAGATTATGGATGTGCTAAAGGTGATATGAAACTAAGTGAAAATGGTCCTGTAATAGGAGAGATAGCAGCCAGGCTCTCTGGTGGATATATGTCTGGGTGGACATTTCCATACTCTAGTGGGATTGATCTAATAAAAGGTGGTATTCAACTATCTTTAGGTCAGGATGTAACAATCTTAGAGGGTGATAATCTTAGTATGTTTTCATCGGAGAGATCTGTTATTTCAATACCAGGTTATATTAAGTCCATAGAACAACCTAAAAAAAATAGTAAAGATATTATGAATACTTATATAAATGTTGAAGTTGGAGACAAAGTTAATTTTCCAATTAATAATGTGGAGAAGTGTGGTAATATTATCTCTAGAAGTAAAGATAGAAAGGGAGCTATTAAGGCTGCAGAACAGGCTGTAAGTGATATCCTAATTAGATTAGAACCAAATAAGTGGGAGACAGACAAATTCCTGTTCAACCATCAACTAGATTCTACAACTGCCTACGACTTTGAAGTAGAACTTCTAAAAGGTCTTGACGAAGATGTTGAGATAGATGGGAAAACTATATACGTTAAAAAAATTGATAAAATTCTTAAATCAAGAAAAAAAGATAGACAATATAGAACTGTAAATAGTGTAATAAAGAAGTTGTCCGAATATTATAACGTTGAGTTTATAGATGATAGCAGCTGTGGATATGATTTTTATCTATCATTAATAAATGGGTCATTACAAGGAGTTTTATACTATCTTGATTCACTGGAAATATAG
- a CDS encoding lytic transglycosylase domain-containing protein — MKRIIYLSLIIFFLYSCRTTDKKPINKDVYNLETDQVFLPLQESLESEDNPTKEEDLVTEESIRVYDLTVLKGGSYPKIKNDTPFTPIELEILQNESGIEIVATNEIAHYFKYFLRDKKELINKWIINSEKYIPEIRELFISNGLPVELIYLPFLESGYNTNAYSRAGAGGIWQFMPATARSYGLAVNWWTDERRSPFLTTPYAIKHLKRLYSIFGDWYLTLAAYNAGEGRISRAMEKSSSNDYESLIRSKTLSNETIKYVPQFIAIVKIMKNLEQLGLKPINWNIESNYTKTTIPGGVDLVEFSNSIDLKWSDFINLNPSFRRKVSDPNRDSTVLIPNKYYEKADQYLSTVNPITSNKLHYYTVKSGDSWWFLSKLTSTNILTLKRLNNINSNNLKIGQRLLLPKTELVTTQSNQYKKSNNKLQVHTVRSGDTISSISIYYNIKLNSLYKENNLNSYSILHIGQKIKLPGYELEEQKKSLDSDKYYTVKSGDSIWLIAQKTKIPYKKLLEINKLNSKSKLSIGDRILLY; from the coding sequence ATGAAGAGAATTATCTATTTAAGCTTAATTATATTTTTTTTATATTCCTGTAGAACAACAGATAAAAAGCCCATCAATAAAGATGTCTATAATTTAGAAACTGATCAAGTTTTTTTACCCCTGCAGGAGAGTCTAGAAAGTGAAGATAACCCTACTAAAGAGGAAGATTTAGTTACTGAAGAGAGTATAAGAGTTTACGATCTTACAGTTCTAAAGGGTGGTTCTTACCCAAAAATAAAAAACGATACTCCATTTACTCCTATAGAACTTGAAATATTACAAAATGAGAGTGGTATAGAGATAGTAGCGACTAATGAAATAGCCCACTATTTTAAATACTTTCTAAGAGATAAAAAAGAGTTAATAAATAAATGGATAATCAATTCTGAAAAATATATACCCGAAATACGAGAGCTATTTATTAGTAATGGACTACCTGTTGAGTTAATTTATCTACCCTTTCTAGAGAGTGGCTATAATACAAATGCCTATTCAAGGGCTGGAGCTGGAGGGATTTGGCAGTTTATGCCAGCTACTGCTAGAAGTTACGGTCTTGCTGTGAATTGGTGGACAGATGAGAGAAGAAGTCCATTCTTAACTACTCCTTATGCTATAAAACACCTAAAAAGGCTCTATAGTATATTTGGAGATTGGTATTTAACGTTAGCCGCTTACAATGCTGGGGAAGGTAGAATATCTAGAGCAATGGAAAAATCTTCATCTAATGATTACGAATCTCTAATCAGAAGTAAAACCCTATCAAATGAGACGATTAAATATGTTCCCCAGTTTATTGCAATTGTTAAGATAATGAAAAATTTGGAACAGTTAGGTCTTAAGCCTATAAACTGGAATATTGAGAGTAATTACACAAAGACAACAATACCAGGAGGTGTGGATTTAGTAGAGTTTTCTAACTCAATAGATCTGAAATGGAGTGATTTTATAAATTTAAATCCATCTTTTAGAAGGAAAGTTAGTGATCCCAATAGGGATTCCACTGTTTTAATTCCAAATAAATATTATGAAAAAGCTGATCAATACTTATCTACAGTAAACCCAATTACTAGTAATAAACTACACTATTACACTGTTAAAAGTGGTGATTCTTGGTGGTTTTTATCAAAACTTACAAGTACCAACATTTTAACCCTTAAACGATTAAACAACATTAATTCAAATAATTTGAAAATTGGACAACGCCTACTACTCCCCAAAACAGAACTAGTTACCACACAGTCTAATCAGTACAAAAAAAGTAACAATAAACTACAAGTACACACTGTAAGAAGTGGCGATACAATATCCAGTATTTCTATATATTACAATATTAAACTCAACTCACTATATAAGGAGAATAATTTAAACTCCTACTCTATCTTACATATAGGTCAAAAAATAAAACTTCCCGGTTATGAGTTAGAGGAACAGAAGAAATCTTTAGACTCAGATAAGTATTATACAGTTAAAAGTGGAGACTCAATCTGGTTAATTGCCCAAAAAACAAAAATACCTTACAAAAAATTATTGGAGATTAACAAACTAAATAGTAAAAGCAAGTTAAGTATTGGGGATCGGATATTACTTTATTAA
- a CDS encoding cytidylyltransferase domain-containing protein has translation MRGVLLQVRLDSTRLPKKALLKIENLTVIEHAMKAAKKITANKYVLVTTEDSFKDLKPLAVKQGYDIFIGDKDNVLDRFVQAINYYALTQVVRATGDNPLVSYELANILIDKHNKEGNDYSGFLNNPLGTGVEVINSNVLIDAHSKTSSKYDREHVTPYIYNNKNIYKVFQGNSPQKYLLPGSSVTIDTSDDYNRIVKLFHELYHGEIIPIERVVKWLKEEQLSSIHI, from the coding sequence ATGAGGGGAGTACTGCTACAAGTTCGCTTAGATTCTACAAGACTACCTAAAAAAGCTCTACTAAAGATAGAGAACTTAACAGTAATAGAGCATGCTATGAAAGCTGCTAAAAAAATAACTGCTAATAAGTATGTTTTAGTAACCACAGAGGACTCATTTAAGGATCTTAAACCTCTAGCAGTAAAACAGGGATATGATATTTTTATAGGGGATAAAGATAATGTCTTAGATAGATTTGTCCAAGCAATAAATTATTACGCCTTGACTCAGGTAGTTAGAGCAACAGGGGATAACCCACTTGTTTCATATGAGCTTGCTAATATATTAATCGATAAACATAATAAAGAGGGTAATGACTACTCTGGTTTTTTGAATAATCCATTAGGAACAGGAGTTGAAGTTATTAATTCTAATGTATTAATTGATGCTCACAGTAAAACATCTTCGAAATATGATAGGGAGCATGTAACTCCATATATTTATAATAATAAAAATATCTATAAGGTTTTTCAAGGAAACTCTCCACAGAAGTATTTATTACCTGGTAGTTCTGTTACAATTGATACATCAGATGATTACAATAGGATTGTAAAGTTATTTCATGAGTTGTATCATGGTGAAATTATTCCAATAGAGAGAGTAGTTAAGTGGCTGAAAGAAGAACAGTTGTCCTCTATCCACATTTAG
- a CDS encoding GerMN domain-containing protein codes for MSRKNIISTVILGTCFVLSLTLFLINQNRYTKISFMFNYELEDKIVYEDRYIRLNGDKLNQAKMILDELFLGPMSVFNKKIFNYGYKYNKFYINRKTAYLDLPLSTVTYTENSGIVLEDAINLIKKNLLRNISSINEVIITVDGNLLGAGPSLSQLPTGDLDEKK; via the coding sequence ATGAGTAGAAAAAACATAATATCAACAGTTATTTTAGGCACATGTTTTGTATTAAGTTTAACCCTGTTTTTAATTAATCAAAATAGATATACAAAGATTTCATTTATGTTTAATTATGAATTAGAGGATAAAATTGTATACGAGGATAGATATATCCGTCTAAATGGAGATAAGTTAAATCAGGCTAAAATGATCTTAGATGAGTTATTTCTAGGTCCAATGTCGGTTTTTAATAAAAAGATTTTTAATTATGGATATAAATATAATAAATTTTATATAAATAGAAAAACTGCTTATTTAGATTTACCTCTAAGTACTGTTACTTATACTGAAAATAGTGGTATAGTATTAGAAGATGCTATTAATCTTATTAAAAAGAATTTATTAAGAAATATTTCTAGTATCAATGAGGTAATTATAACTGTGGATGGTAATTTGTTAGGGGCTGGACCTAGTTTAAGTCAGTTGCCTACAGGTGACTTAGATGAGAAAAAATAA
- a CDS encoding spiro-SPASM protein, whose amino-acid sequence MKNIAIINLIDISSYFEEEFNGKTQLQNILDYSSSLPNVEKIVFLLSKPHSDIENGIIKETWNEESLIDVFYTYSNKYDNLFYFYGDCPLLDSQLSKEMFNDHIEFYSEYTFADGYPYGLTPEILDTNIFSALKILTKDSKVDITRESIFNIIKKDINSFELETKISETDLRLLRVSLTSDSKRNFNQLKRIYDLGGVDSKSVIKILQNNPIILMQEPSYITMEITKGQVQDISYLPKRSGGPQDISLENIDTILDKIKKYSDDVTVAFTPESEPTKHKDLLKIVELITNKYSFDLYIETSGIGWSDDLICCLEANSRVHLIILLDALDPTLYRELRGEGQLEAYDFAKKMIQSVGNRVWVQATRMKLNEVDMEPFYRYWQEFTEHIIIQKYSDYNKTLPELKVADLSPLKRFPCWHLKRDLHINTSGDVLLCFNDINNSTPLGSIINGDIDNIIDKKREYYNDHINCEYSEFCRKCDEYYTFNF is encoded by the coding sequence ATGAAGAATATTGCAATTATTAACTTAATAGATATATCTAGTTACTTTGAAGAGGAATTTAATGGTAAAACTCAACTTCAAAACATTTTAGATTATTCAAGTAGTTTACCAAATGTGGAAAAAATAGTGTTTTTACTATCAAAACCACATAGTGATATAGAGAATGGTATTATAAAAGAGACATGGAATGAAGAGAGCTTAATAGATGTATTTTATACATATTCAAATAAGTACGATAACCTATTTTACTTTTATGGAGACTGTCCTCTTTTAGATAGCCAATTATCAAAAGAGATGTTTAACGACCATATAGAATTTTATTCTGAGTATACCTTTGCAGACGGATATCCCTACGGTTTAACTCCAGAGATTTTAGATACAAATATTTTTAGTGCCTTAAAAATTTTAACTAAGGATTCAAAGGTCGATATAACAAGGGAGAGTATCTTTAATATAATCAAAAAAGATATAAACTCTTTTGAATTAGAGACAAAGATATCGGAAACTGATCTAAGATTGTTAAGAGTCTCATTAACTTCAGACAGTAAAAGAAACTTTAATCAATTAAAACGTATATATGATTTAGGTGGAGTTGATTCTAAATCAGTAATTAAAATACTTCAAAATAATCCAATTATATTAATGCAGGAACCAAGTTATATAACAATGGAAATAACTAAAGGACAGGTACAAGATATATCCTATCTACCTAAAAGAAGCGGAGGGCCACAGGATATAAGCCTGGAAAATATTGATACTATTTTAGATAAAATAAAAAAATATTCAGATGATGTAACAGTTGCGTTTACCCCAGAGAGTGAACCTACAAAACATAAAGATCTTCTTAAAATAGTTGAGCTTATAACAAATAAGTATAGTTTTGACCTATATATTGAAACAAGTGGAATAGGCTGGAGTGATGATTTAATCTGTTGTTTAGAGGCTAATTCTAGGGTTCATTTAATAATTTTATTAGACGCTTTAGACCCTACTTTATATAGAGAATTACGGGGTGAAGGACAGTTAGAAGCCTACGATTTTGCTAAAAAAATGATACAGTCAGTGGGAAATAGAGTTTGGGTTCAAGCCACAAGAATGAAATTAAATGAAGTTGATATGGAACCCTTTTATAGGTATTGGCAGGAGTTCACAGAACATATTATAATACAGAAATACTCAGATTATAATAAAACACTACCTGAATTAAAAGTTGCAGATCTATCTCCACTTAAAAGATTCCCATGTTGGCACTTAAAAAGAGATCTTCATATCAATACCTCAGGTGATGTTCTGTTATGTTTTAATGATATAAATAACTCAACTCCCTTAGGGTCAATTATTAATGGGGATATAGATAATATAATAGATAAAAAAAGAGAATATTATAACGATCATATAAATTGTGAATATTCTGAATTTTGTAGGAAATGCGATGAGTACTATACATTCAACTTTTAA
- a CDS encoding N-acetylmuramoyl-L-alanine amidase, with protein MIHWKYRLLLLIFILPFGIFSNTISLRDFLEKSDAEVRWNPYRSRGLLIKNETTISFMVSSSSIVVDNNRVITGVGFKYKDGDLYINNDTAALLYRILKVDLKHEEIVNDENLYNIPVIIIDPGHGGRDSGAIGDHDNFNIKEKDVVLSISNIVVDKLRKNLLQKKILMTRNDDTFLTLEERVELANDIDIGKKEAVIYISIHANASLNKKAQGFEVWYLPKGYRRNVLDSNINNNEKLTTIVNALKEDEYSLEGQELAKSILDGLDANLNDVSDNRGLKEEIWFVVRNARMASVLIEVGFVTNEVEGKRLSDPAYLQKVADGIYNGIVDFISSYEKNIR; from the coding sequence TTGATTCACTGGAAATATAGATTATTACTACTAATATTTATCTTACCCTTTGGAATTTTTAGTAACACTATATCATTACGAGATTTTTTAGAAAAAAGTGATGCTGAAGTAAGATGGAATCCCTACAGAAGTCGAGGTCTTCTTATTAAAAATGAGACTACGATATCCTTTATGGTTTCAAGTTCCTCTATTGTAGTTGATAATAATAGAGTAATTACAGGGGTAGGTTTTAAATATAAAGATGGTGATTTATATATAAATAATGATACTGCAGCACTGTTATATAGAATTTTAAAAGTAGATTTAAAACATGAAGAGATAGTAAATGATGAGAATTTATATAATATTCCTGTAATTATTATCGATCCAGGTCACGGTGGTCGGGACTCGGGTGCAATAGGAGATCATGATAACTTTAATATTAAAGAGAAAGATGTTGTTCTATCTATCTCTAACATTGTTGTGGATAAGTTAAGAAAAAATCTACTGCAAAAGAAAATTTTAATGACTAGAAATGATGATACATTTCTAACTTTAGAGGAGCGTGTAGAGCTTGCTAATGATATTGATATTGGTAAAAAAGAGGCTGTTATCTACATATCAATACACGCTAATGCATCTTTAAATAAAAAAGCCCAGGGTTTTGAGGTGTGGTATCTACCTAAGGGTTATAGACGAAATGTCTTAGATAGTAATATTAACAATAATGAGAAGTTAACAACAATTGTAAATGCTTTAAAAGAGGATGAGTACTCCCTAGAGGGTCAGGAGCTTGCTAAATCGATACTAGATGGGCTTGATGCAAACCTTAACGATGTAAGTGATAATAGAGGGCTTAAGGAAGAGATATGGTTTGTGGTCCGTAATGCAAGAATGGCATCAGTTTTAATAGAAGTTGGTTTTGTCACTAATGAAGTAGAGGGTAAGAGATTATCAGATCCAGCATACTTGCAGAAAGTAGCAGATGGAATCTATAATGGGATAGTAGATTTTATTTCATCCTATGAAAAAAATATAAGGTAG
- a CDS encoding class I SAM-dependent methyltransferase, whose protein sequence is MAERRTVVLYPHLGPKAGTGHIKRLLPFFSDVRFKVYVIHRNPKFVKEISNKFDIDSERVFPLSEIKTIPDNIDLIVLDNRESDRYLYDKLKNVAPIVAIDEGGDSRKLIPYTIDILPNLLDSRPNYNNIGLLDLNIKEPIDRELKNILISFGGQDPYQLTRKAVDALKDKYSVTTVIGPLFTKKDFGVNKIENLSNLKNIFSNYDLVITSFGLTAYEAAAEGVPVALVNPTQYHQDLSNKAGFYTLDNKFNINYKKAKKLFNNIEFGIKESLTDFIYNLEVSSLGCPICGRKNNSSIQRFKNRTYYHCFHCSVDYMAAHQKDVTYSNNYFFEDYKEQYGKTYLEDFDHISNLGLGRINNILKKVKTESTLLDIGCAYGPFLKAAESKGLTPYGLDVSKDAVDYINNELDLKAINSPFPLSKPLDFNSSFDCITMWYVIEHFKNIDDVLTQVNNLLNSGGVFAFSTPNSAGISSKKSHNNFLKNSPDDHFTIWSPKSAKKVLKEYGFKVYKVKMTGHHPNRFGRYVKGKFLHRLFMIISHVFKLGDTFEIYCIKETTI, encoded by the coding sequence GTGGCTGAAAGAAGAACAGTTGTCCTCTATCCACATTTAGGACCTAAAGCTGGGACAGGACATATAAAAAGGTTATTACCTTTTTTTTCAGATGTAAGATTTAAAGTCTATGTGATTCATCGTAATCCAAAATTTGTTAAAGAGATTTCTAACAAGTTTGATATTGATTCAGAGAGGGTTTTTCCCCTTAGTGAAATTAAAACTATACCGGATAATATCGATTTAATAGTTTTAGATAATAGGGAGAGTGATAGATATCTTTATGATAAACTTAAGAATGTAGCTCCTATTGTTGCAATCGATGAGGGGGGAGATTCTAGAAAGCTTATCCCTTATACTATTGATATTCTTCCAAACCTATTAGATTCTAGACCTAATTATAACAATATTGGTCTATTAGATTTAAATATAAAAGAACCAATAGATAGGGAGTTAAAAAACATTCTTATCTCCTTTGGGGGACAGGACCCCTATCAACTAACTAGAAAAGCAGTAGATGCATTAAAGGATAAGTACAGTGTTACAACTGTAATTGGGCCACTTTTTACTAAAAAGGATTTTGGGGTTAATAAGATAGAGAATCTTAGTAATTTAAAAAATATTTTCTCTAACTACGACCTAGTTATTACATCCTTCGGTTTAACAGCCTACGAGGCAGCTGCTGAGGGTGTGCCAGTAGCCTTAGTCAATCCTACCCAGTATCATCAGGATTTAAGTAATAAGGCTGGATTTTACACCCTTGATAACAAGTTTAATATAAATTATAAAAAGGCAAAAAAACTTTTTAATAATATTGAGTTTGGTATAAAAGAGAGTTTAACAGACTTTATTTATAATCTAGAGGTCTCTAGCTTAGGCTGTCCAATTTGTGGTAGGAAGAATAACTCTTCTATTCAAAGGTTTAAGAATAGAACATATTACCACTGTTTTCACTGTTCGGTGGATTATATGGCTGCACATCAAAAGGATGTTACTTACTCAAATAACTACTTTTTTGAGGATTATAAAGAGCAGTATGGTAAAACATATTTAGAAGATTTTGATCATATATCAAACCTTGGCCTTGGTAGAATAAATAATATTTTAAAAAAAGTAAAAACAGAAAGCACCCTGTTAGATATAGGTTGTGCCTATGGTCCTTTTTTAAAGGCTGCTGAGAGTAAGGGGTTAACCCCCTATGGGTTAGATGTCTCAAAGGATGCTGTAGATTATATTAATAATGAGCTTGATCTTAAGGCTATAAACTCCCCATTCCCCCTCTCTAAACCCCTTGATTTTAATAGTAGTTTTGACTGTATAACTATGTGGTATGTAATTGAACACTTTAAAAATATTGACGATGTTTTAACCCAGGTTAATAACTTATTAAATTCAGGTGGTGTATTCGCATTTTCTACTCCTAACTCTGCAGGTATTAGCTCAAAGAAAAGTCATAACAATTTTTTAAAAAATAGTCCTGATGATCATTTTACTATATGGTCCCCTAAAAGTGCTAAAAAAGTATTGAAAGAGTACGGTTTTAAAGTATATAAAGTCAAGATGACTGGACATCACCCAAATAGATTTGGACGATATGTAAAGGGTAAGTTTCTACACAGACTCTTTATGATCATCAGTCATGTTTTCAAACTTGGAGATACGTTTGAAATATATTGTATAAAGGAAACAACTATATGA
- a CDS encoding flagellar filament outer layer protein FlaA: MKRLLALLGFTLLLTTTVFAETATIIDFADLTADQDGLNTATIIDYSSVAGTTYADDEKAQMKESLFVESWDVVLNKSAQSVTNDRLSFTQSVIVKETAKRFAGEQVMGVRVHFPESFESNALVKPPFDIPAYMPSDEELEQGIRSGNKFNNYGVLKNVGAIKSISVNVYGRNFPHKLILVFSDSDGNEKYVPVGDLNFNGWRTLTWNNPNYITEVKYRELNTAPIYPVTSNSLIFKGLLVKKSANHKGGDFVSYFKNIDVTFDKAIRDDIESDIDDEAVWGILANREEARRNNELRTLGNSQILEYLEQKKMDQLGSAVDKREQIPLTEATATPDEQTPAE; the protein is encoded by the coding sequence ATGAAAAGGTTATTAGCTCTACTAGGGTTCACCTTATTATTAACAACTACAGTTTTTGCTGAAACTGCTACTATTATTGATTTCGCTGACTTAACTGCTGATCAAGATGGTCTGAATACTGCTACAATTATAGATTATAGTAGTGTCGCAGGAACAACGTATGCCGATGATGAAAAAGCTCAGATGAAAGAGTCACTATTTGTTGAGAGTTGGGATGTTGTTTTAAACAAATCAGCACAAAGTGTAACAAATGATAGATTATCTTTCACACAATCTGTTATCGTAAAAGAGACAGCAAAGAGATTTGCTGGTGAACAAGTTATGGGTGTAAGGGTGCATTTTCCTGAAAGCTTTGAATCCAATGCTCTTGTAAAACCTCCTTTCGATATTCCTGCGTATATGCCTTCAGATGAAGAGTTAGAACAAGGGATTAGAAGTGGTAATAAATTTAATAACTATGGTGTATTAAAAAATGTTGGGGCTATAAAAAGTATTTCTGTTAATGTTTATGGTAGAAATTTCCCACATAAACTAATTTTAGTTTTTTCAGATTCTGATGGAAATGAAAAGTATGTTCCAGTTGGAGACTTAAACTTTAATGGTTGGAGAACACTTACATGGAATAATCCAAACTACATTACAGAAGTTAAATATAGAGAGTTAAATACAGCTCCTATATATCCTGTAACATCAAATAGTTTGATTTTTAAAGGTCTATTAGTTAAGAAATCAGCTAATCACAAAGGTGGAGATTTTGTATCCTACTTTAAAAACATTGATGTAACGTTTGATAAGGCTATTAGAGACGATATTGAATCTGATATTGATGATGAAGCTGTATGGGGTATTCTTGCAAATAGAGAAGAGGCAAGAAGAAATAATGAACTTAGAACTCTTGGTAATTCACAAATCCTTGAGTATCTTGAACAAAAGAAAATGGATCAGCTAGGTAGTGCCGTTGATAAGAGAGAGCAAATCCCTCTTACTGAAGCAACAGCTACACCTGATGAACAAACTCCAGCTGAGTAG